Proteins encoded within one genomic window of Perognathus longimembris pacificus isolate PPM17 chromosome 28, ASM2315922v1, whole genome shotgun sequence:
- the Gprasp2 gene encoding G-protein coupled receptor-associated sorting protein 2 has protein sequence MTGAEIDPGVQAKPEKKAGEEIVGGAVGENEVPLVVRPKVRTQTQVTSGARPKTETMSVPGTRPKSESQAMFGARLKTEAQTMTGARPKADARAVGGARPKTEAKPIPGARPKNDAQAWAQSEFGAEAMPQAKGASLANCVTWPLVSGESGSVTKSKSFPMDRELANMDTETFPGTQSQTVIQSWFGPGEETNMGFWCYPRPRAREEVSNESGFWSADESSTVSSFWAGEENNIRSWPREQANIRSRHRAKHQTNTRSRPKLKQEPYIDSWSGSEDETGNPFCFWAGENTNNLFRPRVREEANTRSKLRTKKNDCFESESEEEFYKESWFLPGEEANRLKHRDPDEPNDILKSSGQKEVKNGDRAKQESKFEEEVLVGSWFWAEKESGLESGASAICDPEPDMEEGAIGGSLFWAEQKSSLGAVAREEPRPESEEDAIFGSWFWDRDEACFDLNPSPVYKAHCRFRHSAEEEVNVASRPQTWEEVTVDFKPGPCHGVGFPSTNPFRIPEFSENTEGKLNNLGLIPEGEEQESWFQLDQFESEFPFQYDPSYRSVREIREHLKARESAELENWSCSCIQCELNIDSGEFEELLLLMDKIRDPFIHEISKIAMGMRSASQFTRDFIRDSGVVSLIETLLNYPSSRVRTSFLENMIHMAPPYPNMNMIETFICQVCEETLAHGVDSLEQLTGIRMLRHLTVTTDYHTVIGNYMSGFLSLLSTGNARTKFHTLKMLLNLSENPLVAQKLFSAKALSIFVGLFNIEETNDNIQIVIKMFQNISNIIKSGAMSLIDDDFSLEPLISAFHEFEELAKQLQIQINNQNDLEVEQQS, from the coding sequence ATGACTGGGGCGGAGATTGACCCTGGTGTCCAGGCCAAGCCTGAAAAGAAGGCTGGGGAAGAGATTGTGGGTGGGGCTGTTGGAGAGAATGAAGTCCCACTTGTGGTCAGACCCAAAGTGAGGACGCAGACCCAAGTAACATCTGGGGCAAGGCCCAAAACTGAAACCATGTCTGTGCCTGGGACAAGGCCCAAATCTGAGTCCCAGGCAATGTTTGGAGCAAGACTCAAAACTGAAGCCCAGACAATGACTGGGGCAAGGCCCAAAGCAGATGCTAGGGCAGTAGGTGGTGCACGTCCTAAGACTGAGGCTAAGCCAATCCCTGGGGCAAGGCCTAAGAATGATGCCCAGGCGTGGGCCCAGAGTGAATTTGGGGCTGAGGCAATGCCACAGGCCAAAGGAGCATCCCTTGCTAATTGTGTTACTTGGCCACTGGTCAGTGGTGAGTCTGGGTCAGTTACTAAATCTAAGAGCTTCCCTATGGATAGAGAACTGGCCAACATGGACACTGAAACCTTTCCAGGCACCCAGAGCCAGACTGTAATACAATCCTGGTTTGGGCCAGGGGAGGAGACCAATATGGGGTTTTGGTGCTATCCCAGGCCCAGAGCCAGAGAAGAAGTGTCTAATGAGTCTGGGTTTTGGTCAGCTGATGAGAGTTCTACTGTTTCTTCTTTCTGGGCTGGAGAAGAGAACAATATCAGATCATGGCCCAGGGAACAGGCCAATATTAGGTCCAGGCACAGGGCTAAACATCAAACTAACACTAGGTCCAGGCCCAAATTGAAACAAGAGCCTTACATTGATTCCTGGTCTGGATCTGAGGATGAGACTGGTAACCCTTTCTGCTTTTGGGCTGGAGAAAACACCAATAActtgttcaggccccgagtcagGGAAGAGGCAAATACCAGGTCTAAGCTGAGAACCAAGAAAAATGACTGCTTTGAATCTGAGTCTGAAGAAGAGTTCTATAAAGAATCATGGTTTTTGCCTGGAGAAGAGGCCAATAGATTGAAGCACAGAGACCCTGATGAGCCTAATGACATCTTGAAATCCAGTGGCCAAAAAGAGGTTAAAAATGGTGACAGGGCTAAACAAGAGTCCAAGTTTGAGGAGGAAGTCCTTGTTGGGTCCTGGTTCTGGGCAGAAAAAGAGTCTGGTTTGGAGAGTGGAGCTTCAGCAATCTGTGACCCTGAACCAGATATGGAGGAGGGGGCTATTGGTGGGTCCTTGTTCTGGGCTGAGCAAAAGTCTAGTTTGGGTGCAGTGGCTAGAGaagaacccaggcctgagtctGAAGAAGATGCCATATTTGGGTCCTGGTTCTGGGATAGAGATGAGGCTTGCTTTGACCTAAATCCCAGCCCTGTGTACAAGGCCCATTGCAGATTCAGACATTCAGCTGAGGAGGAAGTTAATGTGGCATCTAGGCCCCAAACCTGGGAAGAAGTCACTGTTGATTTCAAACCTGGTCCTTGTCATGGGGTTGGCTTCCCATCCACAAACCCCTTTCGAATTCCTGAATTTTCTGAAAATACTGAAGGAAAGCTCAATAATTTGGGACTTATCCCAGAAGGGGAGGAGCAGGAATCTTGGTTTCAACTTGATCAGTTTGAATCCGAGTTTCCATTTCAGTATGATCCCTCTTATCGTTCAGTTCGGGAAATTCGAGAGCATCTTAAGGCCAGAGAGAGTGCAGAGCTTGAAAATTGGTCCTGCAGCTGCATACAGTGTGAGCTTAATATTGATTCTGGAGAGTTTGAAGAACTCCTTTTACTAATGGACAAAATTCGGGATCCATTTATTCATGAAATATCTAAAATTGCAATGGGTATGAGAAGTGCTTCTCAATTTACCCGAGATTTCATTCGGGATTCTGGTGTTGTCTCACTTATTGAAACCTTGCTAAATTACCCATCCTCCCGAGTTAGGACAAGTTTTTTGGAAAACATGATTCATATGGCTCCACCTTATCCAAATATGAACATGATTGAGACATTCATATGTCAAGTGTGTGAGGAAACCCTTGCTCATGGTGTAGACTCCCTTGAGCAGCTAACTGGAATAAGGATGCTTAGACACCTCACTGTGACTACTGACTATCACACAGTGATTGGCAATTATATGTCTGGGTTTTTGTCTTTGTTAAGCACAGGCAATGCAAGAACCAAATTTCATACACTAAAAATGCTACTGAATTTGTCTGAAAATCCTTTGGTGGCACAAAAGCTCTTTAGTGCCAAAGCTCTGTCAATATTTGTGGGTCTCTTCAACATAGAGGAGACAAATGATAACATTCAGATTGTTATTAAAATGTTTCAGAACATCAGTAACATTATAAAGAGTGGAGCAATGTCCTTAATTGATGATGATTTCAGTCTTGAACCACTTATTTCTGCATTCCATGAATTTGAGGAGTTAGCTAAGCAACTACAAATCCAAATAAACAATCAAAATGATCTAGAGGTGGAACAACAAAGTTAG